One part of the Ranitomeya imitator isolate aRanImi1 chromosome 10, aRanImi1.pri, whole genome shotgun sequence genome encodes these proteins:
- the LOC138651421 gene encoding indolethylamine N-methyltransferase-like: MDPQFTKQETYIKEFCPIDYYNTYYAKEKGVLFGEWTEFVLKNLHETFTSGNVKGDTLIDFGAGPTIYHLLSACEVFDNIITSDFLEQNRKQLKKWLRKDPDAQDWTHIVKFVCELEGNSNEWEKKEEMLRRKVTKVLKCNALSEKPYDPVPMPEADCLISCLCLEAPCKDLEAFTNTLKKFKELLKPGGHIVIQSVLNCTFYHVGEKWFSCLSLTKDDLEKAFTEAGYGTVKIKVTPRSDRSRMDISDYDSLYFVHARKT, translated from the exons ATGGACCCACAGTTCACCAAACAGGAAACTTACATTAAGGAGTTTTGCCCAATTGATTACTACAACACTTACTATGCTAAAGAGAAAGGGGTTCTTTTCGGAGAATGGACTGAATTTGTTTTAAAAAATCTTCATGAAACGTTTACTTCAG GAAATGTGAAAGGAGACACACTAATTGACTTTGGAGCCGGACCCACAATTTATCATCTGCTCTCTGCCTGCGAAGTGTTTGACAATATCATAACTTCGGATTTTCTTGAGCAAAATCGAAAACAACTAAAGAAGTGGCTGAGAAAGGACCCTGATGCTCAGGACTGGACTCATATTGTCAAATTTGTATGTGAACTCGAAGGTAACAG TAATGAATGGGAGAAAAAGGAAGAAATGTTGAGGAGAAAAGTAACCAAAGTGTTGAAGTGCAATGCTCTTTCCGAGAAGCCGTATGACCCTGTGCCCATGCCAGAAGCGGACTGTCTGATTAGCTGCCTCTGCTTAGAAGCCCCATGTAAAGACCTGGAAGCCTTCACCAATACTTTGAAAAAGTTTAAGGAGCTTCTTAAACCAGGAGGTCACATTGTAATTCAGAGCGTTCTGAACTGCACCTTCTATCATGTTGGGgagaaatggttttcctgtttgtcCTTAACTAAGGATGACCTGGAAAAAGCATTTACCGAGGCCGGGTatggaactgtaaaaataaaagtgACTCCACGGTCCGATAGGTCAAGAATGGACATCAGTGATTATGATAGTTTATACTTTGTCCATGCCCGTAAAACTTAG